One segment of Manihot esculenta cultivar AM560-2 chromosome 4, M.esculenta_v8, whole genome shotgun sequence DNA contains the following:
- the LOC110612892 gene encoding signal recognition particle 54 kDa protein 2: MVLAQLGGSISRAIQQMSNATIIDEKVLNDCLNEITRALLQSDVQFKLVRDMQTNIKKIVNLDDLAAGHNKRRIIQQAIFNELCKILDPGKPSFTPKKGKTSVVMFVGLQGSGKTTTCTKYAYYHQKKGWKPALVCADTFRAGAFDQLKQNATKAKIPFYGSYMESDPVKIAVEGVERFKKENCDLIIVDTSGRHKQEAALFEEMRQVSEATKPDLVIFVMDSSIGQAAFDQAQAFKQSVAVGAVIVTKMDGHAKGGGALSAVAATKSPVIFIGTGEHMDEFEVFDVKPFVSRLLGMGDWSGFMDKIHEVVPMDQQPELLQKLSEGNFTLRIMYEQFQNILKMGPIGQVFSMLPGFSAELMPKGREKESQAKIKRYMTMMDSMTNEELDSSNPKLMNESRIMRIARGSGRQVKEVTEMLEEYKRLAKIWSKMKGLKIPKKGEMSALSRNMNAQHMSKVLPPQMLKQIGGMGGLQNLMKQMGSTKDMMGMFGGGDK; the protein is encoded by the exons ATGGTGTTGGCACAGTTGGGAGGGAGCATATCCCGGGCAATCCAGCAGATGAGCAATGCCACAATCATTGATGAGAAAGTTCTGAATGACTGCCTCAATGAGATCACCCGCGCTCTGCTTCAATCCGATGTGCAATTCAAGCTTGTCCGGGATATGCAGACTAATATTAAGAAGATTGTCAATCTTGATGATCTTGCTGCTGGTCACAACAAGCGCAGGATCATCCAGCAG gcAATTTTTAACGAGCTGTGCAAAATATTGGATCCTGGGAAGCCATCTTTTACCCCGAagaaagggaaaacaagtgtGGTTATGTTTGTTGGTTTACAAG GGTCTGGAAAAACCACTACGTGTACTAAGTATGCATATTATCATCAGAAAAAAGGTTGGAAACCTGCTCTAGTCTGTGCTGATACATTCAGGGCTGGTGCTTTTGATCAACTAAAACAGAATGCTACCAAAGCTAAAATTCCATTTTATGGAAG TTATATGGAATCAGATCCTGTGAAAATTGCTGTGGAAGGAGTAGAAAGATTCAAGAAGGAAAATTGTGATCTTATAATTGTTGATACAAGTGGTCGCCATAAACAGGAAGCTGCTCTGTTTGAAGAAATGCGTCAAGTTTCTGAAGCAACG aaaccAGATCTTGTCATATTTGTTATGGATAGTAGTATTGGTCAAGCTGCATTTGATCAAGCTCAAGCATTTAAACAAAGTGTTGCAGTTGGAGCTGTGATTGTTACCAAAATGGATGGTCATGCAAAAGGTGGTGGTGCTCTTAGTGC TGTTGCAGCAACAAAGAGCCCTGTTATATTTATTGGAACAGGAGAGCATATGGATGAGTTTGAAGTTTTTGATGTTAAACCTTTTGTTAGTCGCCTGTTAG GAATGGGTGACTGGTCTGGATTCATGGACAAAATTCATGAGGTTGTTCCTATGGATCAACAACCTGAGCTTCTGCAAAAACTCTCAGAAGGAAACTTTACCTTGAGGATTATGTATGAGCAGTTCCAGAACATACTCAAAATGGGTCCCATTGGCCAG GTATTTTCAATGCTACCAGGATTTAGTGCTGAATTAATGCCAAAAGGTCGTGAAAAGGAAAGCCAGGCAAAGATTAAGCGTTATATGACTATGATGGATTCAATGACAAATGAAG AGTTGGATAGTTCTAATCCTAAACTTATGAATGAATCACGTATCATGAGAATAGCACGGGGTTCTGGCCGCCAAGTTAAAGAAGTAACAGAAATGTTGGAAGAGTACAAGCGTCTGGCCAAAATCTGGAGCAAAATGAAGGGGCTCAAGATTCCTAAGAAGGGTGAAATGAGTGCTTTGTCCAGAAATATGAATGCACAACACATGAGCAAAGTCCTCCCTCCACAGATGCTAAAGCAAATTGGCGGCATGGGTGGCTTGCAAAACTTGATGAAGCAAATGGGTTCTACCAAGGACATGATGGGGATGTTTGGAGGTGGGGACAAGTAG
- the LOC110612766 gene encoding uncharacterized protein LOC110612766 isoform X1: MKILGKQTMAVAAMAVSKLCYSNSPNRDLLVKPTKKNLMGSPKFFLNAPNLSSNATRRVSSPIQASNSPEESSSTNNSNGISQEDLKYLWKLGGGSVAGAALIKYGSIIFPEITKPNILLALTMVLTPVILAIVILINKSRKQ, from the exons atgaagatTTTAGGTAAACAGACAATGGCAGTGGCAGCCATGGCAGTGTCTAAGCTCTGCTACTCAAACTCCCCGAATCGAGACCTTTTGGTAAAGCCCACAAAAAAGAATCTCATGGGTTCTCCAAAGTTCTTCCTCAACGCCCCAAATCTCTCATCAAATGCGACGAGAAGGGTATCTTCTCCAATCCAAGCCTCCAATTCTCCAGAAGAAAGTTCGAGCACAAATAACAGCAATGGCATCTCTcag GAGGACTTGAAGTATTTGTGGAAACTAGGAGGTGGTTCTGTTGCTGGTGCAGCTCTAATAAAATATGGAAGCATCATTTTTCCTGAAATAACAAAACCCAATATCCTCCTAGCTTTGACAATGGTATTAACTCCTGTAATTCTTGCCATTGTGATTTTGATCAACAAAAGTCGTAAACAGTGA
- the LOC110612766 gene encoding uncharacterized protein LOC110612766 isoform X2, whose product MKILGKQTMAVAAMAVSKLCYSNSPNRDLLVKPTKKNLMGSPKFFLNAPNLSSNATRRVSSPIQASNSPEESSSTNNSNGISQEDLKYLWKLGGGSVAGAALIKYGSIIFPEITKPNILLALTMVTEISCETFLLISL is encoded by the exons atgaagatTTTAGGTAAACAGACAATGGCAGTGGCAGCCATGGCAGTGTCTAAGCTCTGCTACTCAAACTCCCCGAATCGAGACCTTTTGGTAAAGCCCACAAAAAAGAATCTCATGGGTTCTCCAAAGTTCTTCCTCAACGCCCCAAATCTCTCATCAAATGCGACGAGAAGGGTATCTTCTCCAATCCAAGCCTCCAATTCTCCAGAAGAAAGTTCGAGCACAAATAACAGCAATGGCATCTCTcag GAGGACTTGAAGTATTTGTGGAAACTAGGAGGTGGTTCTGTTGCTGGTGCAGCTCTAATAAAATATGGAAGCATCATTTTTCCTGAAATAACAAAACCCAATATCCTCCTAGCTTTGACAATG GTAACAGAAATATCATGTGAAACATTTCTGCTGATTAGTTTGTAA
- the LOC110612765 gene encoding uncharacterized protein LOC110612765, whose product MSELVAKLSVPLPNDGDATASADNKSVQSNLPVNDEEWMDLFVREMMSATSVDDATVCASTSLLEILEISISKHAAEDTAQSLQKEDLMLKEHVEVLMQKNSILKRAVAFQHERQKEFEDKHRELQQLVSQYQQQLKTLQVRIKTFINLFP is encoded by the exons ATGTCAGAGCTGGTTGCGAAATTATCAGTTCCGCTGCCTAATGATGGAGATGCTACTGCTTCTGCTGACAATAAATCAGTGCAAAGCAACCTTCCTGTCAATGATGAAGAATGGATGGACTTGTTTGTAAGGGAAATGATGAGTGCTACAAGTGTTGATGATGCCACAGTCTGTGCCTCAACAAGTTTGCTGGAGATTTTGGAGATTTCTATCAGTAAGCATGCTGCTGAAGACACAGCACAGAGTTTACAGAAG GAAGACCTGATGCTAAAAGAGCATGTTGAAGTACTGATGCAAAAGAACTCCATCCTGAAGAGAGCTGTGGCTTTCCAGCATGAACGTCAGAAAGAATTTGAGGATAAACATCGGGAGTTGCAGCAGTTGGTATCTCAATATCAACAACAGTTGAAAACTCTTCAGGTTAGAatcaaaactttcataaacCTTTTTCCCTGA
- the LOC110612764 gene encoding adenine phosphoribosyltransferase 5 isoform X1, with the protein MFAGENGLQGDPRLKAISDAIRVVPHFPKLGIMFQDITTLLLDHKAFKDTLDIFVDRYRDMGISVVADVFAGVEARGFLFGPSIALAIGAKFVPLRKPNKLPGEVISEEYVLEYGNDCLEIHVGAIKKGERAIIIDDLVATGGTLSAAIRLLERVGAEVVECACVIGLPELKGQFRINGKPLYILVEPRQ; encoded by the exons atgttTGCTGGAGAAAATGGTTTGCAAGGAGACCCGAGATTGAAGGCAATATCAGATGCCATAAGAGTAGTCCCTCATTTTCCTAAACTAG GAATTATGTTTCAAGACATAACAACACTGTTACTTGATCACAAAGCTTTCAAAGACACTCTGGATATTTTTGTTGATCGTTACAGAGATATGGGTATCTCTGTTGTTGCTG ATGTTTTTGCAGGAGTAGAAGCTAGAGGCTTTCTGTTTGGGCCTTCAATTGCATTGGCTATTGGTGCTAAGTTTGTTCCTCTGCGTAAACCTAACAAATTGCCTG GAGAAGTCATTTCTGAAGAATATGTACTTGAATATGGAAACGATTGTCTTGAGATTCACGTTGGAGCTATTAAAAAGGGAGAACGTGCTATAATCATTGATGATTTGGTTGCTACTGGAGGAACACTCTCTGCAGCAATAAGACTATTAG AACGCGTTGGAGCTGAAGTTGTTGAATGCGCATGCGTCATCGGGTTGCCTGAGCTTAAG GGACAGTTCAGGATAAATGGGAAGCCATTGTACATTCTTGTGGAGCCGCGTCAGTGA
- the LOC110612764 gene encoding adenine phosphoribosyltransferase 5 isoform X2 codes for MFAGENGLQGDPRLKAISDAIRVVPHFPKLGIMFQDITTLLLDHKAFKDTLDIFVDRYRDMGISVVAGVEARGFLFGPSIALAIGAKFVPLRKPNKLPGEVISEEYVLEYGNDCLEIHVGAIKKGERAIIIDDLVATGGTLSAAIRLLERVGAEVVECACVIGLPELKGQFRINGKPLYILVEPRQ; via the exons atgttTGCTGGAGAAAATGGTTTGCAAGGAGACCCGAGATTGAAGGCAATATCAGATGCCATAAGAGTAGTCCCTCATTTTCCTAAACTAG GAATTATGTTTCAAGACATAACAACACTGTTACTTGATCACAAAGCTTTCAAAGACACTCTGGATATTTTTGTTGATCGTTACAGAGATATGGGTATCTCTGTTGTTGCTG GAGTAGAAGCTAGAGGCTTTCTGTTTGGGCCTTCAATTGCATTGGCTATTGGTGCTAAGTTTGTTCCTCTGCGTAAACCTAACAAATTGCCTG GAGAAGTCATTTCTGAAGAATATGTACTTGAATATGGAAACGATTGTCTTGAGATTCACGTTGGAGCTATTAAAAAGGGAGAACGTGCTATAATCATTGATGATTTGGTTGCTACTGGAGGAACACTCTCTGCAGCAATAAGACTATTAG AACGCGTTGGAGCTGAAGTTGTTGAATGCGCATGCGTCATCGGGTTGCCTGAGCTTAAG GGACAGTTCAGGATAAATGGGAAGCCATTGTACATTCTTGTGGAGCCGCGTCAGTGA
- the LOC110612764 gene encoding adenine phosphoribosyltransferase 5 isoform X3, with the protein MFAGENGLQGDPRLKAISDAIRVVPHFPKLGIMFQDITTLLLDHKAFKDTLDIFVDRYRDMGISVVAGVEARGFLFGPSIALAIGAKFVPLRKPNKLPDLRYLNISRRSHF; encoded by the exons atgttTGCTGGAGAAAATGGTTTGCAAGGAGACCCGAGATTGAAGGCAATATCAGATGCCATAAGAGTAGTCCCTCATTTTCCTAAACTAG GAATTATGTTTCAAGACATAACAACACTGTTACTTGATCACAAAGCTTTCAAAGACACTCTGGATATTTTTGTTGATCGTTACAGAGATATGGGTATCTCTGTTGTTGCTG GAGTAGAAGCTAGAGGCTTTCTGTTTGGGCCTTCAATTGCATTGGCTATTGGTGCTAAGTTTGTTCCTCTGCGTAAACCTAACAAATTGCCTG ATCTTCGATATTTGAATATATCTAGGAGAAGTCATTTCTGA